In Amphiura filiformis chromosome 1, Afil_fr2py, whole genome shotgun sequence, the following are encoded in one genomic region:
- the LOC140145844 gene encoding PAT complex subunit Asterix-like has translation MSSNNQNDVKRPAKIINYKVPEEGAAPDDPTADYMNLLGMVFSMFGLMMKMKWCAWIAVYCSFISFANTRCTEDGKQMFSSFMLSISAVVMSYLQSPQPMTLPWQ, from the exons ATGTCGTCTAATAACCAGAATGATGTCAAAAGACCAGCTAAAATTATAAA TTACAAAGTTCCAGAAGAAGGAGCGGCACCAGATGATCCCACAGCAGATTATATGAACTTATTAGGAATGGTATTCAGCATGTTTGGACTGATGATGAAG ATGAAATGGTGTGCCTGGATTGCCGTATACTGCTCATTTATAAGCTTTGCTAACACAAGATGCACAGAAGATGGAAAACAAATGTTCAGTAGTTTTAT gttatcaatatcagcagtcgTCATGTCATATTTACAGAGCCCTCAACCCATGACGTTACCATGGCAATAA